The region TCAGCTTTCTGTCATAGAATTCACCAGAAATGTCCTCGGATACGATGGGGCAAACAGCACGGAGTTTGATGAAAATACACCCCATCCTGTTATCGACCTGCTTCCGGAGCAGAAGGAGATAGATGAACTGGGAGGGACGATGAGGCTGGGAGACATAGAAATAACTCTCAAGGAGAACACAATTGCCCACAGTCTCTATCAGACCGAAAAAATCCTGGAAAGGCACAGGCACAGGTATGAGGTCAATCCGGAATACATAGCCGAGCTTGAGAAAAACGGGCTTGTTTTTTCGGGTTACTCAGACGGTGGAAGGAGGATGGAAATCCTGGAGATTCCAGAAAAAAGATTCTTCCTCGCTACCCAGTTCCATCCGGAGTTTAAGGCCAAGCCATTTGCCCCATCACCACCGTTTGTCGGGTTTGTTAGGGCTGCGCTGGAATACAGGAGGGAAATGAATGGTTAAAGTTGAAAGATTTGTGGAAAAAGCAATTCAGGAGATTAAGGAACAGGTTGGTGACGGAAAGGCAATCATAGCGTTATCCGGAGGAGTTGACAGTTCCGTTTGTGCTGTTCTGGCTTACAGAGCCATTGGAGATAAGCTGATACCCGTTTTTGTTGATACGGGGCTTATGAGAGCAGGCGAGCCAGAGAGGGTGAAGGAAATCTTCGGGTACATGAATCTCAAATTTGTGGATGCGAGGGACGAGTTCTTCAATGCTCTGAAGGGTGTTGTTGATCCGGAGGAAAAGAGGAAGGTCATAGGAGAGCTTTTTGTCAGGGTATTTGAGAAGGTTGCGGAAGAGGAAAAAGCCGATTATCTCATTCAGGGAACGATATACCCGGACATAATAGAGAGCCAGGGCGGGATAAAGAGCCACCACAATGTCGGCGGTTTCCCCACACACTACACGTTTAAAGGGGTCATAGAGCCTCTGAGGGAACTGTACAAGGACGAGGTCCGAGAGGTAGCGAGATACATTGGACTGCCAGAAGAGATCTCAGAGAGGATGCCATTCCCCGGACCGGGGCTGGCTGTGAGGGTGCTCGGAGAAGTCACGCCGGAAAAGGTCGAAGTGGTCAGAAGGGCGAACAAAATTGTCGAGGAGGAGCTCAAGGACATTCCGAAGTGGCAGGCATTCGCAGCAGTCATAGGGAGAGCCACAGGTGTCAAGGGCGATGAGAGGGTTTACGGCTACATAATATCAATAAGAGCGGTTGAGAGCAGGGACGCCATGACTGCAGAACCCCTCAGGCTTGATTACGAAATCCTCAGGAGAATCATGAGAAGGATAACAGAGGAGATTCCTGAGGTTGTGAGAGTCGTGTATGATATAACTCCAAAACCACCCGCCACGATCGAGTATGAGTGAGATCATCGAGAGGGAAAAGAAGGTATTCATCCAGTTTTTTAACAGATATCCAATCGTAATCGAAAGAGCGAAGGGGTGCTGGATTTTTGACGAAGACGGGCGAAAATACCTTGACCTCATAGCAGGAATTGCCTGCGTGTCGGTGGGCCATTCCAACGAATACGTGATTGAAAGGGTGAGAGAGCAGGCTGAAAAGCTCATCCACGTTTCAAACCTGTTTTACACCAAGCCCCAGGTCGAGCTTGCGGAGAAACTTGCTGAGATAAGCGGAATGGATAGATTCTTTTTCACGAATTCAGGGACCGAGAGTGTAGAGGCTGCCTTAAAAATAGCCAGGAGAGTTACAAGCAGAAAGAAATTCGTCTCGTTCACGGGCGACTTTCACGGCAGGAGTATGGGTGCGCTTTCAGTAACATGGAAGGAAAAGTTCAGGGAGCCGTTCATGCCTCTGATAGAGCCGGTGAGCTTTGCAGAATTCAACTCATTAGAGAGTCTGGAAAATGCTGTGGACGGAGAGACCGCGGCGGTGATAATGGAACCCGTTCAGGGAGAGGCAGGAGTATATCCTGCGAAAAAAGAATTCATGAAAAGGCTGTTTGAGCTTAAGGAGGAGCATGACTTTCTCATAATCTTCGATGAGGTGCAGACCGGATTTGGCAGAACCGGGGAGTGGTTTGCCAAGGATATCTACGGGTTCGAGCCAGACATCATGACCCTCGCAAAGGCCATGGGCAACGGGTTCCCCATCGGGGCGGTTGCCGTAAGCGAGGAGGTGCATTCCGGAATCCAGAAGGGAGATCATGGATCAACGTTTGGCGGAAACCCGCTCGCATGCTCGGCATCTCTCGCAACCATAGAGTACATGGAGCAGAACAACCTTCTGGAGAATTCGAGGAAAATGGGGGAGAGATTCAGAAAGGGACTTGAAGGTTTTGACTTCGTTCAGGATGTGAGGGGCTTCGGGCTGATGGTTGGTCTTAGTGTAAGTGATGCGAAGGGTTTTTCCCAGTTTGCCATGGGCAGAGGTGTGCTTGTAAACGCAACATCCGAGAGAGACGTGAGAATAATCCCGCCACTGACAATAAGCAGAGAAGAAGTTGATCTTGCCCTGTCAGTTTTCGAAGAGTTTGCCCACTAATTTTTTCCCTCCAGTTTTTTCACATGCTTGAGGACCATGTTCCTCTCGAAGTAGTCGAGAATATTCCTCCAGGCCGGTTTCTTGCCCCTGTAAACTGGAGAGTGTTCAACAATCATGTCAATGTTGTAACCCCTGCCCAGAAGCTCGGAGATCAGCTCATCCCTTCTGTCGAAATGCTCGAGAAATTCAGTCAGGAGAGCTTCAATGTTCTCCCTGCCCTCGACAGGTTTGCGGTGGGATGGAACAATCACCGTGAAATCGTAGTCAAAAAGAATCTCTATGCTCTTCTTGAACATCTCCGGATCGCTCTCCGGATTTCCATACCAGGGGCCAAATGGTGTCAGGTCTATGTCAGCCGAAAACAGAATTCTGCCATCGATCAGGAAGAGGTGCATGTCCACCGTGTGTCCCTCAGTCTTTATCAGCTCAACCTCGTGGTTTTTCGTGCTGAAATCGTGGCTTTCATCATACAGAATGCCGCTGAAGTCCCTCAGACCGGCCATGTTTCTTGCAAAATCCATCCACTCATCCGCGACTTCCGGAGCAAACCTTCTGGCAAGCTCTTCCACCGTCGTGGCCGGATGCGGAGTGTATACGCTCTTCCCGTATTTTTCAGCAAGCCATGCTCCGGATGCGTGGTCGGGATGTGTGTGGGTGAGAACAAGCTCGTCGAATCTGTCAAGAACTGCCTCAAGCCTGTCCTTTCCGCAGCTTGAATCAATCAGAAGATTATCGACAAGCAGACAGTTGCAGTAGGGAAACCTGCCCCTGTTCTGACCCTCGATGAGGTAAACACCATCTGCAAGCTTCACATGCTCTCTGTAAAAAATCAGAATAAATACATTATTTCGCCAGGGGTTCAACTTGAGACAAAAATGCAGATATGTGTTAAAATTTTTCACACTTTTTTTATATTCCGGCCCGCATTTTCTGCAGGAGTGGAGCGCAGAATACTGACGGTGTCCATCGCAAGATTCGCGGATTCAGTGGGAAGTGGTATGGCCTATTTTGCACTGCCAATTCTGATTTCGTCACTTTCAGTATACAGCCTTCCAATAGACCTTGTCTCAGGCATAGTCATATCCATCTGGGGTCTTGTGGCAACTCTCGTTCAGCCTCTGGCAGGAAAGGTGATTGAAAGATCATCAAGACCGAAGAAAATCCTCTCACTCTCTCTGCTGCTCACGGCAATCCTAATTTTCTTCTACACATCCATAAGGACGGTTGAGGAGCTTCTTTTCCTCAGGGTCGTGCTTGGAATTATTGAAAGCTTTCTCATGGTATCGAGCCTCACGCTCGTCATTTCTCTTGCTGGAAAGAAGAAGGGGCAGAGCTTTGGTATCTACAACACGTTCACAGATCTGGGGTTTTCGATTTCTCCCATCATGGCGGGCATTCTCATAAGCCTCAACCTGAACATTGTATTTTACATATCGGCATTATTCGTTCTGGTATCCTCCATGGGCGTATTCATGCTGGTGGATGAGCCCGAAATTTCGGAGATGAAAAAGAGAAAGGGCGGTTTCAGAGATGTCAGCAGGGAGATATATCCCATCCTCGTGTCTCTAATGTTCGTCGTTGCACTCATGTCCTCAATAGTACCCCTCGAAAACTCGTTCCTCGAGAGGCTGAGCATCACCCCGCTGGAATTCGGGCTGTCCTTCAGCATCTACCTCATCACCAGAACACTATCAAACACCTATGCCGGATATCTGACAGACAGGCACGGTGGACTGAAATCGTACACAATCTCGTCTCTCCTGATATCAGTTACTTCCCTCCTGATTCTGATTCCGAACATCTACGTTTTTCTCGGTGTCAGGTTCATTCAGGGGTTTATCGTGGCGCTTGTTTACACATCAGCCACAGTCACCATAGCCGAGAGGAGCGGTCTGAGCTATGCAATGTCCATGAGCATTCTCTCCTCTGTTATAACCGCAGGATTGACCGCTGGCCCGCTGATCGCCGGTATGATGAGTGGATACGTTGGTTTCGAATCGCCATACATACTCTTCTCCCTGCTTATATCGGTGCCTGTCGTTCTTCAGACCCTGAAAAATAAAAGGGGTCAGTTCCAGCCCCTGAAGTCGTAATATTCCTTAAGCTGGAGCTCAACATCAGGGACGTTGCCCTCGCTTCCACCATCCACAGGCTGCAAAATTATCTCGGGTAGCCTGTCATGGTCCCTTCCCCTCCCAGCAAGCTCGTTGAATCTCCTCTTCGCCAGGAAGGTCGTCTCTCCGATTTCATATATCCTCTCAACAGAGTAATCCACTCCGAGTCCATGGGTGAGAAGGGAGGCTATGTGGGACGGCTTTGCAGGGACGAATGCACACATTACGAGAGAATTGAAAATCTCCGTGAAGTTCTGCATTCTGGCAGTTATTATTCCCTTACCCCTGTTTTCGAATCTGTCCTCGCTCTCAATGCCGTATGCTTTTATTTTCAGGCCCATCTCGACATTGTACATCTGGTGGGGCAGGTGGCATGCTCCTCTGTTGTTTGTCGCATAGGCCACCGCAAGGCTGAAAAACGCCCTCGGATCATGCATCGGTATCTCAAGGCCCCTGACGTGGGCTGCAATTCCGTTCAGGCCGAGCTTCTGCTCAACCCTCATCGTACCCTCTGCGAGGAGGTCGCCGTTCCCCCTTCTGAACGCTATGTCGTGTAGAAGGCTGACAGCCCCTTCAGCATCACCGAACCTCACTCCAAAGTCAGCAAGGTTGTTTTCAGTGAGATACATCGCCATGCCGATGGTAACTCCTGCCGAAATCGTGTCCATACCAAGGGCGTTGGCAGCGTGGTTCATCTCAATCAGCTTCTCTCCAGAATCAATCATCAGAAGAGAGCCGAAAGATGCGAGGGTTTCATATTCCGGCAGATGATATTCTCCCCCATTGTAATCGAGGACCTTGCCGCACCTTATTGCACATCCCATGCACCCGTCGTGTTTCTTGAGGTACTTCTCCACCAGATAGTTTGCGGAGATTTTCTCAGCTTTACCGAAAACTCCGGAGGTGAAATACCTGACGGGCAGATCACCGAACATCTCCGCCGACTCAACGTAACCCCCCGTACCCACTTCCTTAAGCATGTTTGCCGTGAAGTTCTCCTTTATCCTGTCGGCAAGCTGCTTTACGGCATCTCTGTAAGCTTCCGGGTTCTCGGGTTCCGGAGTGAATTCATCCTCCTTCAGCACCGCAATACCCTTGAGATTTTTGCTGCCCATAACCGCCCCCATTCCAGTTCTTCCGGCTGCTCTCGAGTTGTCGACCAGAACGCATGCATACCTCACCAGATTTTCCCCAGCCGGACCAATCACTGCTGTTGACGCTTCGCCTTCGTCTTTCATTATCTCTTCCTGAGTCTCGTAAGTCGTCTTACCCCAGAGGTGGTCTGCTTCTCTGATTTCAGCCCCATCAGAGCTGACGGTTAGGTAAACTGGCCTGTTACTCTTTCCCTCAATGATCAGTCCATCCCATCCTGCCCTCTTGATGTACGTTGCAATTCTGCCCCCAACGCTGCTTTCACCCCACGCATAAGTGAGGGGAGACCTTGCCGTGAACTGCAGTCTTGAACATGAAGGGGCTGAGGCGGTGAGCGGGCCAGTCATGAGAATCAGCGGGTTCTCAGGGCCAAGTGGGTCGGCGCTGTACGACCCCATGTCGAGATGCAGGTTCACGGCCAGACCGCCACCACCGAGAAACTCCCTGTAAAGGTCTTTTCCGGGCCTGAAGGTTTTAACATCTCCGCTTTCAAGATTGATTCTCAAAAGCTTTCCTGTATACATCATCCAATCACCTTTCCGATAATCTCGAAAAGCTCATCCTCTTCAGGCACAAAAGGTCCGGTAACTATGCAGCTATCCTCCATCGCCCTTTTCACTATCCCTTCGCTGTTTTTCCTGATTTCGGAAGAATCGTAATGGCCCTCCACGCTGAATCTCGAATACAGATTCTGCATCAGGGCCATGACATCCATGCCTGTCTCATGCGAAAGCTCAGCGACCCTCTCAATACCTTTTTCAGCATAATATTCGAGAACCGGTTTCAGATATACTGCAACCGCAATCCCGTGGGGCATGTTCAGAACCGCTCCGGTGGCGTGTGCGAGAGCATGCACTACTCCAACCTGGGAGTTGCTGAAAGCCAGACCTGCAATCGTGGCGGCCAGGTGCATGTTCTCTCTCGCCTTCCTGTCACCCTCAGCCGATTGTTCAAAGCTATCAGCGATGAGCCTTACAGCCTTCACAGCGAGAGCATCGCTGAAGGGATTGCTGAAGGTTGAAAGGTAAGCCTCAACCGCATGGCTCAGAGCGTCGAAGCCCGAAGAGATTGCGATGCTTTCCGGCATTTCGTAAACGAAGACTGGATCAACCAGAGCAATCTCGGGCATCGCCTTTTCGTTTGCCATTACAATCTTCCTTCTCTCGCCCCTGTCCTTGAGAACTATTGCCCAGGTTACCTCACTGCCCGTTCCGCTTGTGGTGGGTATCGCAACCAGCTTCATCCTGCCGGAATAGCCCATTTCCTCGAGATCGGTGAAGGGTGTTATCTCCTCAGGAGGAATGTCAAGCTCTGCAAGAATCCTTGCTGCCTTCGCAACGTCAAGAACGCTTCCACCACCGAGGGCCACGATGAAATCCGGTTCAATTTCCCTGAGTCTCTCAGCCACATCCTCTGCGTCCTCTCTGTACGGCTCTCTTGCAGGGAGATAAATCCTCCCGGCAAAATCAGCGTAATTTTCCAGAATTTTTGAAAATTTTTCACCCACAACCTCGTCCGAGATCAGAACAGCTCTCTTACCCTGCAACCTTTCAAGAAATTCGACAGAGTCCTCCCCGAAGACGATTTTTGGAGATAAAAAATTCCACATGGACATCTACTCCGGCAGCTCTGTTTCGACCTTCTGAGCCACCTCTACGAGGGCTTTGGCAGCCTTGGCATACCTCATGACCTTCGCCATATTCCCCCTGAGCTTGAACTTGCCGGTTACAAGCCCCTTTATGGGGTCTATCTCGCCGTTTAAAAGCTTCTTCCAGTTCGAATACTTCCCCCTGAACTCGAACGCCGCACTCACCTGGGAAGGGTCCTTCACCATGTACCCGTCTCTGGCCTTTCCATGGTAGAGGTCGAGGTAGATGTACATCGGCTCAGTCAGCCCCTCGTCCGGCTCCACCACAAAAAGAAAATCCCCTTCCCAGTCCTTTGCAGCCTGTGCATACTCTTCACTTTCGTTCAGCAACCTCATGTACTCCTTTACCCATTCTTCGGAAAACAGCTTTGGCATAGAGTAAATTGAAATCAAAAATAATTAAATTTAACGCTCAATGGAACTTAAAATTTACATCGGACAGAGTTCTCCATGGTCATCATGTTCGTCTTCATCGGGAAGATTGTCAAGACCGAGTCTTTTCAGATCTTCTACCCTCCCATTCTTTTTCAGATAGTCTGCAATTGCCCTTTTCAGCGCATCTGCAGCGAGATTTGAGCAGTGCATTTTCTGGGGAGGTAAACCCCCGAGAGCTTCAGCAACGGTCTGCTTTGTGATCTGCAATGCCTCCTCGAGCGTTTTGCCCTTCGCAAGTTCTGTCGCCATGCTGCTGGTTGCTATCGCCGCACCACAGCCAAATGTCTGGAATTTTATGTCAACGATTCTGTCATCCTCAACCTTGATGTACATGGTCATTAAATCTCCGCATACAGGGTTACCCACGGTTCCAACACCATCAGCGTCCTCTATAACGCCAACGTTCCTGGGATTCCTGAAATGCTCAAGGACCTTTTCACTATACAAGTCAATCACCCCCTTTCTTCCTTTTCATGTAAAGAGGAGACATCATCCTCAACCTCTCGATGACGGGTGGGAGCTTTTCAAGGACATAATCCACGTCCTCTTCCCTGCTCCACCTTCCGAGACTGAAAACGACACTTCCATGTGCCTCCTCATGCTTGAGACCTATCGCCATGAGTACATGAGAGGGCTGTAGTGTTTTTGAAGTGCATGCCGAGCCTGTGGATGCCTGAATATCCTCCATATCAATGCTTAGAAGTATTGACTCACCCTCTATGTAGCTGAACCTGAAACTGGCGTTGTTCGGGAGCCTCTCAACGGGATGTCCGTTGAGATACGTGTCCTCAATCTTTAGCATTCCCTCAATCAGCCTGTCCCTCATTTTCTGAAGTCTTTCAGATTCTGCCCTCCATTCCTCGCTCGCAATCTCTGCAGCTTTTCCAAAACCGGCTATTCCTGCCACGTTCTCCGTTCCACCTCTGAGGCCTCTTTCCTGCCCGCCACCCAGTATGACCGGGTTCACCCTGACACCCTTGCGAATGTACAGCGCCCCAACACCCCTCGGGCCATAGATGTCGTTTGAGGAGAGTGTGAGCATATCCACGCCAAGTTTTTCAACATCAACCTCTATCTTTCCGAGGCTAGCGGTGGCATCCACATGAAACGCACAGTCAAAAATCTCCCTGATTTTCTCAATATCCTGAATCGTCCCTATTTCGGGATTCGCATGCTGGACTGACACCAGAATCGTATCATCCCTGATAAGATTCTCGAGCTCATCAGGCCTGACCTTTCCATGGCTGTCAACCGGTGCGAAGTCCACTTCGAATCCGTTCTTCATCAGAAACTTGGCAGAATTGATTATGGAGATGTGCTCAATTGCGCTCACCACAATGTGCCTGCCCTTATTTTTGTTCCTCATCACATACCCGATCACTGCAAGGTTGTTGGATTCAGTTGCTCCACTCGTAAAGATTATTTCAGAGCTGTCCGCATTTACAAGCCCGGCCACCTTGGCTCTCGCATCTTCCACAATCTGTCTCGCCTCAAGACCCTTCGAATGAATTGATGACGGGTTTCCGGGATGCCTGAAATACTTCAGCATCTCCTCGATTACACGTTCATCAACCGGAGAACCGGCCACATAGTCCATATACGGCATTTTTCAGACACCTCTCTGAATTCTGATTATGAATATTCCATCATCTTCCTCAACACTTAAAACTTTATGTCCGGCCCTCTCAGCCCACTCGGGAATATCCTTTCTGGCTGAGGGGTCGTCGGCAAGAACCTCGATAACGTCCCCAACTTCGACCTCTTCTATCGCCTTTCTCGTGAGGAAAAGAGGCATGGGACAGAACATACCAATGCAGTCCACAGATTTCTCTTTCATCACGAAATTAACAATGTTAATTTATATATTGGTTTCGCTGGAGTTACAGAAAATTAAAAACCGTATTCGTAAACCTCGGCGTTTTCAACGGCCTCCTCTTCCTGAAGGTTGCAGAAACCCTCGAATCTCATGACGTCTTCAGGAGTTGTTTTGGTAACGGGATGCCTCGACATAAGCAGAGAACAGCAGTCCTCGTAAGGGAGAATGGAGATTTCGTAAGTGCCTATTTTCCTCGCAACCTCGATTATCTCATCCTTGTCAAGTCCAATGAGTGGTGTGAGAACAGGGTATTGTGCTGCTTCATAAATCGTTCGCATGTTGTCGAGTGTCTGGGATGCAACCTGTCCGAGATTGTCCCCGGTGAAAATTGCCTTGGCGTTTTCTTTCTCAGCAATCATCGATGCCATCCTCATCATGCTCCTCCGGTAAACCACCATTCTGTAATCGGCAGGTATCTTTGCTATAATCTCCCTCTGAATCTGCACAAATGGAACCATGTATAGCTTGATCCTGTGATACTCCGAAAGTTTTCTGGCGAGATCATGAATCTTCTTCCTGACGGAAGGAGAATGAATCGTGGAATTGAAGAAGTGCACCGCCACAACTTCCGCCCCTCTCTTCATCGCCATGAATGCTGACACGGGGCTGTCGATACCTCCGGAAATCAGGGTGACCACCTTGCCCGAAACTCCTGTCGGCAGACCGCCAACACCTTCAATTCTCCCGGAGTAAACGTAAGCGTGATCTTTTGAGATTTCTATGTAAACCGTGTTTTCCGGATTCCTGAGATCAACCTTCAGATTTTTCTTCGCCCTGAGTATCCTTTCGCCAATCAGCCTGTTCACTTCCATCGAGTTCATGGGGAACTCCTTGTAGCTTCGCTTCGTCTCAACCCTGAACGTACCTGAGTCGGGCGCAAACTCTATCGCCTTTTCTGCAATCAGTTCAACGTCAGGCTCAACCATCTCTGCAAGTGCAGAATATTTAACTCCCGGAGTTTTCCTCAGCACGTTTTCGATCCTTTCCTCCCCGGAATCGATCACAATCCTTCCGTACTCTCTCCTGATTTTTATGCTGTCATCACCAAGCTTCCTTTTGAGGTTGCTGACTAACTTCTTCTCAAAATAGCTCCTGTTTTTCCCCTTCAATGCGATTTCCGAGTAATGAACGACGTACACCCTCATGCTCTTGCCTTCAACCCCTTTATCCTCCTCGCTTCCTCGACTATTTTCTCAATCTCTGAGTTTAACCTTTTCTCGAAGTCTGGTTTCCGGTATTCCTGAAAGACATCAATGTCAGACACCTTCATGATTTCGATCCAGTTTTCCCTCGGCATGAGGACGTACTCTCCAGCGTAGCTCTCAGCAACCCTCTCAGCCTCTTCTTCGCTTTTGAACTTGACTGATGTGTAGATTCCAAGCGTGTTCTTTTCTCCCTTGAAAATGTACAGCTTCACGCTCTTGCCGCTGACAAAGCCGAAGAAGTGGTCGGTTGACTTATCAAAGCCCATCTGCTCAAACCTTTCAATGAGGTCCTTGGGCAGATCGTCCATCAGACACCCGCACAGCGCCTTGACTTCCTGTTTTCTTATCGCTGTCTCAATTCTGACGAATACGTCCTTTGGAAATCCTATGACCACCTCTTCCCTCCTGTAATTCCCAATCTCCCTCGCTCCCGGGCAGAGGAAGGATATGTTCGGTTCGCCTGTGTCTCTCACTCTTGCAGTCGCTTCTCCACAAACCGCAGTTTCTCCAGCGAACTGCGCCTTGAGCTCCTCATCGAACAGGTTCTTGTAGTAAGAGGAAATCCGCATTATTCTGTCAGGTGTTGCCACAACGAGCACCACATCACATTCCTGACCCCTGTACGGCTCAAGCACTATGCTCCTCGTTTCGCCCTCTTCAGCCATTTCGGTGACAAAGCCGAGAGAGACCAGCGCTCCGGCACACATCAGATTGAATTCGTTGATTACAATCCTCTCTCCATGCTCTGCTACTATCCTGACGGCCTCACAGAACCGGTATTCGCCCTCAGCGTCCATTTCTTCCTTTCTAAAGATGACTGCTACGGGATTGAGCGGGATTTCAAAGTAATCTCTGAAGTTCAATCCTCCACCTCCACCCCGTATTTTTCGGCAATATCTTTAAAAGCATTTGCAACCTTCTCGAGTTCCTCCCACGAAAGCCCGTAGGTATTCACCTTGAAGTTTTTGGTCATGCCAGCCTGCACACCAAAGACTCCCCTTTTCTTCAGTTCATGATACAGGAAGTAGCCCTTCTTCTTGTGGCTTTTTGCTATGCTGTGGAACGCAGGAGACTCGAAATGCATCAGCGTGTGATTCTTGGGCCTCTCACCTATGAGCTGGAGCCCCTCGATTTTTTCCATCTCCCTCACGAACCATCTCGCCTTCTCAACCTCTTCATCCCAGTGCTTAACCCTTTCGACCACCTTCGGAAATGAGGCCATCAGCGTTATGACTGGCAGTCCGTAAACCGGTGAGCATCCAAACATGGATAGCTCCTTCTTTGTAAATGCTCTGCCGCTCCATTCTCCCCTGACCTTTGACGTCTGAAAAGCCCGGTCAGCAAGCTCGTAATTGGTGGCAAGAATGCCAATTGGAGCGGTGGCTGCCCAGCTTTTGTGACCGCTACCAACTATAAAGCTCGCTTTCAGCTTCTTTCCATTTATCTCCATAAGACCGGAGGTGTATGCTGTGTTCAGAACGAGAGGTATTTCATATTCCTCACAAATCCTACCCACCTTCTCCGCATCGGCCAGATTGCCGTACCTGTAATCAACATGGGTCAGGAGGGCAATGTCCGGATACCTACCCGTTTCCTCCTTCACCCTTTCAAAGGTCTGAGCATAACCCTCAGGATTTATTCTGAAATCGGGATAACCCGAATTGGGAACCTCATATATTTTCATATCGTTCAGTTCAGCCGCAATGTATGATGTGTAGTGTGCGAGTGAGTCGAGAACGAGAGTGCCGCCCTTGAAGGCGGACATTATAACGAATTTTGCGTGTCTCGCCCCCGCAGTAAACCTGGCAGTATCCATTCCGAGAAATTCGG is a window of Geoglobus acetivorans DNA encoding:
- a CDS encoding sulfurtransferase TusA family protein; its protein translation is MKEKSVDCIGMFCPMPLFLTRKAIEEVEVGDVIEVLADDPSARKDIPEWAERAGHKVLSVEEDDGIFIIRIQRGV
- the thiI gene encoding tRNA uracil 4-sulfurtransferase ThiI gives rise to the protein MRVYVVHYSEIALKGKNRSYFEKKLVSNLKRKLGDDSIKIRREYGRIVIDSGEERIENVLRKTPGVKYSALAEMVEPDVELIAEKAIEFAPDSGTFRVETKRSYKEFPMNSMEVNRLIGERILRAKKNLKVDLRNPENTVYIEISKDHAYVYSGRIEGVGGLPTGVSGKVVTLISGGIDSPVSAFMAMKRGAEVVAVHFFNSTIHSPSVRKKIHDLARKLSEYHRIKLYMVPFVQIQREIIAKIPADYRMVVYRRSMMRMASMIAEKENAKAIFTGDNLGQVASQTLDNMRTIYEAAQYPVLTPLIGLDKDEIIEVARKIGTYEISILPYEDCCSLLMSRHPVTKTTPEDVMRFEGFCNLQEEEAVENAEVYEYGF
- a CDS encoding DUF169 domain-containing protein, with protein sequence MNFRDYFEIPLNPVAVIFRKEEMDAEGEYRFCEAVRIVAEHGERIVINEFNLMCAGALVSLGFVTEMAEEGETRSIVLEPYRGQECDVVLVVATPDRIMRISSYYKNLFDEELKAQFAGETAVCGEATARVRDTGEPNISFLCPGAREIGNYRREEVVIGFPKDVFVRIETAIRKQEVKALCGCLMDDLPKDLIERFEQMGFDKSTDHFFGFVSGKSVKLYIFKGEKNTLGIYTSVKFKSEEEAERVAESYAGEYVLMPRENWIEIMKVSDIDVFQEYRKPDFEKRLNSEIEKIVEEARRIKGLKARA
- the pscS gene encoding O-phospho-L-seryl-tRNA:Cys-tRNA synthase — its product is MELSRYHPNNLKRISEGMINIHPIQRGGILTEEAKKILLSWADGYSVCDVCLEGRVDLIKNPPINQLKQDVAEFLGMDTARFTAGARHAKFVIMSAFKGGTLVLDSLAHYTSYIAAELNDMKIYEVPNSGYPDFRINPEGYAQTFERVKEETGRYPDIALLTHVDYRYGNLADAEKVGRICEEYEIPLVLNTAYTSGLMEINGKKLKASFIVGSGHKSWAATAPIGILATNYELADRAFQTSKVRGEWSGRAFTKKELSMFGCSPVYGLPVITLMASFPKVVERVKHWDEEVEKARWFVREMEKIEGLQLIGERPKNHTLMHFESPAFHSIAKSHKKKGYFLYHELKKRGVFGVQAGMTKNFKVNTYGLSWEELEKVANAFKDIAEKYGVEVED
- a CDS encoding aminotransferase class V-fold PLP-dependent enzyme: MPYMDYVAGSPVDERVIEEMLKYFRHPGNPSSIHSKGLEARQIVEDARAKVAGLVNADSSEIIFTSGATESNNLAVIGYVMRNKNKGRHIVVSAIEHISIINSAKFLMKNGFEVDFAPVDSHGKVRPDELENLIRDDTILVSVQHANPEIGTIQDIEKIREIFDCAFHVDATASLGKIEVDVEKLGVDMLTLSSNDIYGPRGVGALYIRKGVRVNPVILGGGQERGLRGGTENVAGIAGFGKAAEIASEEWRAESERLQKMRDRLIEGMLKIEDTYLNGHPVERLPNNASFRFSYIEGESILLSIDMEDIQASTGSACTSKTLQPSHVLMAIGLKHEEAHGSVVFSLGRWSREEDVDYVLEKLPPVIERLRMMSPLYMKRKKGGD